From Brevibacillus marinus, a single genomic window includes:
- a CDS encoding LLM class flavin-dependent oxidoreductase produces MIKLGVLDQVYVSEGRTAEEGLQESTRLIQAVETLGYTRFWVSEHHGMQAIAFSSPEVLIAHLAAATSRIRVGSGGIMLPHYSAYKVAENFRLLEALHPGRIDLGLGRAPGGMPLSTRALQENKYVDVDQYPQQVLDLIGFLHEALPPGHRYERLLASPSVATAPEIWLLGSSGESARIAAELGTSYAFAEFFGTPGGQEAIRYYLQHFRPNPLLADRPRTMIATLAICAETEEEADRLAKSSDLLFLGIRTGKEMPYLPSVKTALDYPYSKVELLYIQEMRQRRVIGTPAQVKEQLLRLSEEYQAEEILLNSPIHDQEARIRSYELIAEAFGLKAS; encoded by the coding sequence ATGATCAAGCTGGGCGTTCTGGATCAGGTATACGTCAGCGAAGGCAGAACCGCCGAAGAAGGGCTGCAGGAATCGACGCGGCTCATCCAAGCCGTGGAAACTCTGGGGTACACGCGTTTCTGGGTTTCCGAACATCACGGCATGCAGGCGATCGCATTTTCCAGCCCGGAAGTGCTGATCGCCCACTTGGCAGCGGCCACATCCCGGATTCGCGTCGGCTCGGGCGGAATCATGCTTCCGCATTACAGCGCTTATAAAGTGGCGGAAAATTTCCGGCTGCTGGAGGCGCTCCATCCCGGCCGCATCGACCTTGGACTGGGGCGCGCGCCGGGCGGGATGCCGCTGTCGACGAGGGCCCTGCAAGAGAATAAATACGTCGATGTGGACCAATATCCGCAGCAAGTGCTGGACTTGATCGGCTTTCTGCACGAAGCCCTGCCCCCTGGACATCGGTACGAACGACTGCTCGCCTCCCCGTCGGTGGCAACGGCGCCGGAAATTTGGCTCTTGGGGTCCAGCGGCGAAAGCGCGAGAATCGCTGCGGAATTGGGTACTTCTTACGCGTTCGCCGAATTTTTCGGAACGCCGGGAGGGCAAGAGGCAATCCGCTACTACCTTCAGCATTTTCGGCCCAATCCGCTGCTGGCCGACCGTCCCCGTACGATGATCGCCACGTTGGCGATCTGCGCCGAGACAGAGGAAGAGGCAGACCGTTTGGCGAAAAGCAGCGATCTGTTGTTCCTTGGCATTCGGACCGGCAAGGAGATGCCCTATTTGCCGTCCGTGAAGACCGCGCTCGATTATCCGTATTCCAAGGTTGAGCTGCTGTACATCCAAGAGATGCGCCAGCGGAGAGTGATTGGAACACCGGCTCAGGTGAAGGAACAGCTGCTGCGGTTGAGCGAGGAATACCAAGCGGAGGAAATATTGCTCAACAGTCCGATCCACGATCAAGAGGCGCGCATCCGTTCCTACGAACTGATCGCGGAGGCGTTCGGTCTAAAGGCTTCATGA
- a CDS encoding methionine ABC transporter permease, translated as MSDWLATLFPAVVQFWDIIEKSIYETIYMVGVSLFFASLIGIPLGVLLVITSRNHLLPLPAVNQVLGLVVNIFRSIPFIVLVILLIPVARLIIGTSIGPEAAIISLVVGSAPFIARLVETAIREVDRGVIEAAQSMGATNWQIIRKILIPEALPAIVSGITVTAVSLIGYSAMAGVVGAGGLGAVAFNYGFNGFKPDIMLVTTVFLILLVQVVQMIGDYIARKLDHR; from the coding sequence ATGAGCGATTGGTTGGCAACCCTTTTTCCAGCTGTGGTTCAGTTTTGGGATATTATTGAAAAATCAATCTACGAAACGATCTACATGGTTGGCGTCTCCCTGTTTTTTGCCTCGCTGATCGGGATTCCGCTCGGCGTCCTGCTGGTCATTACCAGCCGCAACCACCTGCTGCCGCTGCCGGCGGTGAACCAAGTCCTCGGACTGGTGGTCAACATTTTTCGCTCGATTCCGTTTATCGTGCTGGTCATTTTGTTAATTCCGGTGGCCCGGTTGATCATCGGCACTTCCATCGGGCCGGAAGCGGCGATTATCAGTCTGGTCGTCGGTTCCGCGCCGTTTATCGCCCGCCTGGTGGAGACGGCGATCCGCGAAGTGGATCGCGGCGTCATCGAGGCGGCCCAGTCGATGGGGGCAACCAACTGGCAGATCATCCGCAAAATCCTGATACCCGAAGCGCTGCCGGCGATCGTCTCGGGGATCACGGTCACCGCTGTCAGCCTGATCGGCTACTCGGCGATGGCCGGGGTCGTCGGGGCAGGCGGGTTGGGCGCGGTCGCCTTCAACTATGGTTTCAACGGCTTTAAACCGGATATCATGCTGGTCACGACCGTTTTCCTGATTCTGCTCGTCCAGGTGGTTCAGATGATCGGCGATTACATCGCCCGTAAGCTGGATCATCGTTAA
- a CDS encoding methyl-accepting chemotaxis protein, whose product MNIHTLPVILQRLHQRVPLGAKITIPFLLILFLALGACGWLFYTQAKNNVVELVEARLLAETKKVTEKISLLKFLLAADEEQYDKRLIYELRQLQADLAQQNLTVNQFVVSQGSFQPIAKITRGEIPYSAELAKKLEAEQAGVTHTEVNGTLHTLAYSFSPEGQFVYVIAVVQEQYLAPLHRTASLIWWAVAICLMLALLSGSLVVRSVTKPFRSLIAHMQSVSAGNLTVRTDLQKEGPELHGIAVSFNAMIEQVAQIIREIKQMIGELHQGGEQMQQSADEARQRSAQLFAQVETVNESVAKTASSTQEATHSFAQMTEAINQLFAKISGIIEASEEMNQISHYGQQQLDQVIAVMRDFALIFQRLEEKMDRLNDHSRSIGQIVDVIQGMAKQTKLLALNASIEASRAGQAGRGFAVVAQEIGQLADASQNAALDIAKLIQRIQGDVALVAAETEEAARHLPESQRRVASTETSFQTMRQTIARANAQMDVITQGLSRLSETLADVDQTLRSFVTIAQETLDCTGEMTTAAKVQLDAIEKAKRLADRLIHLSGRLAEISQHFKVA is encoded by the coding sequence ATGAACATACATACGTTGCCGGTTATCTTGCAGCGGCTGCACCAGCGGGTGCCGCTTGGCGCCAAAATTACCATTCCTTTTTTGCTGATTCTCTTTTTGGCGCTTGGCGCGTGCGGCTGGCTCTTTTACACACAGGCCAAGAACAACGTAGTGGAACTGGTGGAGGCGCGCCTGCTCGCGGAGACGAAAAAGGTAACGGAGAAAATTTCGCTGCTGAAATTCCTGCTGGCCGCTGACGAAGAACAGTATGACAAGCGGCTCATCTATGAACTGCGCCAGCTTCAGGCAGATCTCGCCCAGCAGAACCTGACCGTGAACCAGTTCGTCGTCTCGCAGGGCTCGTTTCAACCGATTGCCAAAATTACCAGAGGCGAGATCCCCTATTCCGCCGAGCTGGCCAAAAAGCTGGAAGCGGAACAAGCCGGCGTGACCCATACGGAAGTGAACGGCACGCTCCACACCCTGGCCTACTCCTTTTCCCCGGAAGGGCAATTTGTCTATGTCATCGCGGTGGTGCAGGAACAATATCTGGCCCCCCTTCACCGGACGGCTTCGCTGATCTGGTGGGCGGTGGCGATCTGTCTCATGCTGGCGCTGCTGTCCGGCTCCCTGGTCGTGCGCAGCGTAACCAAACCGTTCCGCAGCCTGATTGCGCATATGCAAAGCGTGAGCGCCGGCAATCTGACGGTGCGCACCGACCTGCAAAAGGAAGGGCCGGAGCTGCACGGAATCGCCGTCAGCTTCAACGCGATGATCGAGCAGGTCGCGCAGATCATTCGGGAGATCAAACAAATGATTGGGGAACTGCATCAAGGCGGGGAACAGATGCAGCAGTCGGCTGACGAAGCAAGGCAGCGCTCGGCGCAGTTGTTTGCCCAGGTGGAGACCGTCAACGAGAGCGTTGCCAAAACCGCTTCCTCCACGCAGGAAGCCACGCACTCCTTCGCACAGATGACGGAAGCGATCAACCAGTTATTCGCCAAAATCAGCGGGATTATCGAGGCAAGCGAGGAAATGAACCAAATTTCCCACTACGGGCAGCAGCAGCTGGATCAGGTGATCGCCGTGATGCGGGACTTTGCGCTGATTTTTCAGCGGTTGGAGGAGAAGATGGACAGGCTGAACGACCACTCCCGCTCGATCGGGCAGATCGTCGATGTAATTCAGGGCATGGCCAAACAGACCAAACTGCTGGCGCTCAACGCCTCGATCGAAGCATCGCGGGCCGGTCAAGCAGGCCGGGGCTTTGCCGTCGTAGCGCAGGAAATCGGACAATTGGCCGATGCGTCGCAAAACGCCGCGCTCGACATCGCCAAGCTGATCCAGCGGATCCAAGGGGATGTGGCGCTTGTCGCCGCGGAGACGGAAGAAGCCGCCCGGCACCTGCCGGAAAGCCAACGGCGCGTGGCGTCGACCGAAACATCCTTCCAGACCATGCGGCAAACCATTGCCCGGGCCAATGCGCAGATGGATGTCATCACCCAGGGTCTTTCCCGCTTGTCGGAAACACTCGCCGACGTGGATCAAACCCTGCGCTCGTTCGTGACCATCGCGCAGGAGACGCTGGACTGCACCGGCGAAATGACCACCGCTGCCAAAGTGCAGCTGGACGCGATCGAGAAGGCGAAACGGCTGGCAGACCGCTTGATCCATCTGTCGGGCCGCCTCGCTGAGATCAGCCAGCACTTCAAAGTCGCCTAA
- a CDS encoding methionine ABC transporter ATP-binding protein: MITLSNVVKTFASRFGSFNALNGIDLTIQKGEIFGIIGYSGAGKSTLVRMINMLETPTSGEVFLGETKLNQLSVRELRKARRKIGMVFQHFNLLWSRTVAENVALPLEIAGIPKREHAARVTELLNLVGLADKADAYPSQLSGGQKQRVGIARALANQPDVLLCDEATSALDPKTTDSILELLREINRKLGLTIVLITHEMHVIEKICDRVAVMENGRIIELGSVVEVFSHPKTTTTRELISQVAGTEPVEEAFLDELADGAVLRLTFLGEAANQTVISRMVKELDVDVNILQGQIKRLKDIAFGTLYIQLLGDTELVARAKAFLEQQGITVDVLRGAQGGDRR; the protein is encoded by the coding sequence TTGATTACGCTGTCCAATGTCGTCAAAACATTTGCCAGCCGCTTTGGATCGTTTAATGCGCTGAACGGCATTGATCTGACGATTCAAAAAGGAGAGATTTTTGGGATTATCGGATACAGCGGGGCCGGTAAATCGACACTGGTACGGATGATAAACATGTTGGAAACGCCGACCAGCGGGGAGGTCTTCCTCGGCGAGACGAAGCTGAACCAACTCTCGGTTCGCGAACTGCGCAAGGCGCGGCGGAAAATCGGGATGGTCTTTCAGCACTTCAACCTGCTTTGGTCGCGCACCGTGGCCGAAAACGTGGCCCTGCCGCTGGAAATCGCGGGAATCCCGAAGCGGGAGCACGCCGCTCGCGTGACGGAACTGCTCAACCTGGTGGGGTTGGCCGACAAGGCGGACGCCTACCCTTCCCAGCTCTCCGGCGGGCAGAAACAGCGTGTCGGCATTGCGCGTGCCTTGGCCAACCAGCCGGACGTGCTGTTGTGCGACGAAGCGACATCGGCGCTCGATCCCAAGACCACCGATTCGATTCTCGAACTGTTGCGGGAGATCAACCGCAAACTGGGCTTGACCATTGTACTGATCACGCACGAGATGCACGTGATTGAGAAAATTTGCGACCGGGTCGCGGTGATGGAGAACGGCCGGATCATTGAGCTGGGCAGTGTTGTCGAGGTGTTTTCCCATCCCAAGACAACGACGACCCGCGAGCTGATCAGTCAGGTGGCCGGCACGGAACCGGTGGAGGAAGCGTTCCTCGACGAATTGGCCGACGGAGCGGTGCTGCGCTTGACTTTCCTCGGGGAAGCGGCCAATCAGACGGTGATCAGCCGAATGGTCAAAGAACTGGATGTAGACGTGAATATTCTGCAGGGCCAGATCAAACGGTTGAAGGATATCGCCTTTGGTACCCTGTACATTCAGCTTCTGGGAGATACTGAGCTGGTGGCGCGAGCGAAGGCCTTCCTCGAGCAGCAAGGCATTACGGTGGACGTGCTGCGCGGGGCGCAAGGGGGTGACCGGCGATGA
- a CDS encoding N-acetylmuramoyl-L-alanine amidase family protein: MRHVVFSVMILLCAALFPLLPAAAAETGSANPIALLIQGERVKPEVPPQLVNGRTLVPIRVIAEGLGADVKWDQASRTATITRDQKRIVLTLNSRTAVVNGKQVTLDAPPLLQQERMLLPLRFVGEALGATVGWEAGTRTVVVNEPVRLLVNGEDLSAAAKVYQMDGTVYLPLSKITEKLGVKPNLSGVTATKVIDSTTVAPLREVERVIKELGGEVDWDKPDKQLHIKRLVYLEDITANGTTVKVETSAPVTPQHFVLSGPHRIVLDLPATVLSAELRAKLRGSDAVGTIVYGAAADTDDAGEADESDASRAEGDEASAASGPPSWLFADAERMSYAQQASAANEALRLQQTERAEQPLIKEIRYSQFSEAPYTVRVVIELNQKSSYTVTPAADGFTVQLTPAPRKTGFLIVVDAGHGGHDPGAIGTAGNREKDFNLAVAKRVVELLKQYPEFQPVATRSTDVFLELSERVALANEYDADLFISIHANSFSNPNTRGTETYYYNDYSEAFAKIVHKHLVQATGFPDRKMRQYPFYVIKHTKMPAVLTETGFLTNPTENAQLTNPQFQEKVAQALVAAIREYYEAYH; the protein is encoded by the coding sequence ATGAGACATGTCGTATTTTCCGTGATGATCCTGCTCTGTGCGGCTCTGTTCCCGCTGCTGCCCGCCGCTGCGGCGGAAACAGGCAGCGCGAATCCGATCGCCTTGCTGATTCAGGGCGAACGGGTGAAGCCGGAGGTGCCTCCGCAACTCGTAAACGGACGGACCTTGGTGCCGATCCGGGTGATCGCCGAGGGGTTGGGGGCAGACGTCAAGTGGGATCAAGCGAGCCGAACCGCGACGATTACCCGCGATCAGAAGCGAATCGTGCTGACCTTGAACAGCCGGACTGCTGTCGTCAACGGCAAACAGGTGACGCTGGACGCACCGCCGCTGCTGCAGCAGGAACGAATGCTGCTGCCGCTCCGCTTCGTCGGCGAAGCGCTGGGAGCGACGGTGGGCTGGGAGGCTGGTACGCGCACCGTCGTGGTAAATGAGCCCGTGCGGCTTTTGGTGAACGGCGAAGATCTCTCCGCAGCCGCAAAAGTTTATCAAATGGACGGTACCGTTTACCTGCCGCTTTCGAAAATCACCGAAAAACTGGGCGTAAAGCCGAACCTGAGCGGCGTGACCGCCACGAAAGTGATCGATTCGACGACAGTCGCGCCTTTGCGTGAAGTAGAGCGAGTCATCAAGGAGTTGGGCGGCGAGGTTGACTGGGACAAACCGGACAAGCAGCTACATATCAAACGTCTCGTCTATCTGGAGGACATAACGGCAAACGGGACAACGGTGAAGGTGGAAACGTCCGCACCCGTGACGCCGCAGCACTTTGTTCTGAGCGGTCCGCATCGCATCGTCCTCGACCTGCCGGCCACCGTGCTGTCAGCAGAGCTGCGGGCGAAGCTAAGGGGGAGTGATGCGGTGGGGACGATTGTCTATGGAGCAGCGGCGGACACGGACGACGCCGGAGAAGCGGACGAATCCGACGCCTCGCGGGCGGAAGGCGATGAGGCGAGCGCTGCTTCAGGGCCGCCAAGCTGGCTGTTCGCCGATGCCGAGCGGATGAGCTACGCACAGCAGGCGAGCGCAGCAAATGAAGCGCTTCGCTTGCAGCAGACCGAACGGGCCGAGCAGCCGCTGATTAAGGAAATCCGCTACAGCCAGTTTAGCGAAGCGCCCTATACGGTACGGGTTGTGATCGAATTGAACCAAAAAAGCTCGTATACGGTCACACCGGCCGCGGACGGCTTTACCGTGCAGCTGACGCCAGCGCCGCGCAAGACCGGCTTCCTGATCGTCGTCGATGCCGGCCATGGTGGACACGACCCCGGCGCGATCGGCACAGCCGGCAACCGGGAGAAAGATTTTAACCTCGCTGTGGCCAAGCGCGTGGTAGAACTGCTGAAACAGTATCCGGAGTTTCAACCGGTCGCGACTCGTTCCACGGATGTGTTCCTGGAACTGTCAGAACGAGTGGCGCTGGCCAATGAATACGACGCCGATCTGTTCATCTCCATCCACGCCAACTCGTTCAGCAATCCCAACACGCGGGGGACGGAGACGTACTACTACAACGATTACAGCGAGGCGTTTGCCAAAATCGTGCACAAACACTTGGTGCAGGCTACCGGGTTTCCCGACCGGAAGATGCGGCAATACCCGTTTTACGTGATCAAGCATACGAAAATGCCGGCCGTGCTGACCGAGACCGGTTTTCTGACCAATCCCACGGAGAATGCGCAGCTGACCAATCCGCAGTTTCAGGAAAAGGTGGCCCAAGCGCTGGTTGCTGCGATCCGCGAGTACTACGAGGCTTACCACTAG
- a CDS encoding MetQ/NlpA family ABC transporter substrate-binding protein: MKKRWISSLLAGLLAVSLTACGGGGAQQSGGGQTAASGSESSSGSAQAEPTTLKVGATAVPHAEILNEVVKPALEKEGINLEVIVFQDYVLPNTNLADGELDANYFQHIPWLENTNKEKGLDLTYVAGVHIEPMGIYSNKQKAYPDVASLPEGAKVAVTNGQGEHGRILALLQDAGLLKLKDGVGMNGTMADIVEKKVELVELEPAMLPRAIEDPGIDAAVINSNFALQAGLNPTKDSIHLESGENNPYVNVLATRQDNKDSEAIQKLAKALTSPEVKTFIEEKYGGSVLFVGQLNQ; this comes from the coding sequence ATGAAAAAGCGCTGGATCTCATCACTTTTGGCGGGACTGCTGGCCGTATCGCTGACCGCATGCGGAGGCGGCGGCGCGCAGCAGTCTGGCGGCGGCCAGACGGCGGCGTCCGGCTCAGAAAGTTCATCAGGCTCCGCACAAGCGGAACCGACGACGCTCAAAGTCGGCGCGACGGCGGTGCCGCACGCGGAAATTCTCAACGAAGTGGTCAAGCCCGCACTGGAGAAAGAGGGCATCAACCTGGAGGTGATCGTGTTCCAGGATTACGTGCTCCCCAACACCAATCTGGCTGACGGCGAACTGGACGCGAACTACTTCCAGCACATCCCGTGGCTGGAGAACACCAACAAGGAAAAAGGGCTCGATTTGACCTACGTCGCTGGCGTGCACATCGAGCCGATGGGGATCTACTCCAATAAACAAAAAGCGTATCCGGACGTCGCCTCCCTGCCGGAAGGCGCGAAGGTGGCGGTTACCAACGGTCAGGGCGAACACGGCCGCATCCTCGCGCTGCTGCAGGACGCCGGTCTGCTCAAGCTGAAGGATGGCGTGGGCATGAACGGCACGATGGCGGACATCGTGGAGAAAAAGGTGGAACTGGTGGAACTGGAACCGGCGATGCTGCCGCGGGCCATCGAAGACCCGGGCATTGACGCCGCCGTCATCAACTCCAACTTCGCCCTGCAGGCGGGACTGAATCCGACGAAGGACTCGATTCACCTCGAGTCGGGCGAAAACAACCCGTATGTAAACGTGCTGGCTACCCGCCAGGACAACAAGGATTCGGAAGCGATCCAGAAACTGGCCAAAGCACTCACTTCGCCGGAAGTGAAAACGTTCATTGAAGAAAAGTACGGCGGTTCCGTGCTGTTTGTCGGTCAACTGAACCAATAA
- a CDS encoding GerMN domain-containing protein yields the protein MKPFRRFANLMMLLLLLFSLSACGSGSTTPAESEPSQAPAPAAGQEAEEQPAEQLKVETLQVYYSDANLEELLPEQREISYDPEESEAKYARALALLGEPREPEHEPLWANFAYHAVSFADGTLTIDASGENQYNLGAAGEAMALEALKRTMFQFPEVERIVILVDGKPADTLMGHADISQPLSR from the coding sequence ATGAAGCCTTTCCGGCGTTTCGCGAATCTGATGATGCTCCTCTTGCTCTTGTTCAGCTTAAGCGCCTGCGGCAGTGGCAGTACGACACCTGCCGAGAGTGAACCGTCCCAAGCGCCAGCTCCCGCGGCGGGTCAGGAAGCGGAAGAACAGCCCGCGGAGCAGCTGAAGGTGGAGACGCTGCAGGTATACTACAGCGACGCCAATCTGGAAGAGCTTTTGCCGGAGCAGCGGGAGATTTCCTACGACCCGGAAGAAAGCGAAGCGAAGTATGCCCGGGCGCTGGCGCTGTTGGGAGAACCGCGTGAACCGGAGCACGAGCCGCTCTGGGCTAACTTCGCCTATCACGCCGTCAGCTTTGCCGACGGCACCCTGACCATCGACGCGTCGGGGGAGAACCAGTACAACCTGGGGGCCGCCGGCGAAGCGATGGCTTTGGAAGCGCTGAAACGTACGATGTTTCAGTTTCCGGAAGTGGAGCGCATCGTCATTCTGGTCGATGGCAAACCAGCCGACACGCTGATGGGTCATGCGGACATCAGCCAGCCGCTGAGCCGTTAG